The following are encoded together in the Tripterygium wilfordii isolate XIE 37 chromosome 3, ASM1340144v1, whole genome shotgun sequence genome:
- the LOC119995413 gene encoding probable carboxylesterase 17: MAAISFDPRLNHQVGKKNHGVVLEEIEGLIRVYKDGNVERPPLIPNVPCTAALGAGVTARDVVIDRFTNLWARIYVPSCPGRLPVLVYFHGGGFCVGSAAWSCYHDFIANLAVKAGCVILSINYRLAPENQLPTAYEDGTNAVVWLKQQALNGSSENKWWLSKCSFSSLFLGGDSAGANIAYHVTTRLGSNGTFEPTITNPLCLKGTILIQPFFGGEARTGSEKNSRQPPNSALTLSASDTYWRLSLPAGDNRDHPWCNPLANGASKLRDLALPSAMLVCISEMDILKDRNSEFCNALASAGKRVEAVMHKGVGHAFQILHNSPNAQTRIQEMVSHLKSFINENQ; encoded by the coding sequence ATGGCTGCCATCTCCTTTGATCCAAGGCTTAACCACCAAGTAGGGAAGAAGAACCATGGAGTTGTTcttgaagaaattgaaggacTAATCAGAGTTTACAAGGACGGAAATGTCGAGAGGCCTCCACTCATTCCTAATGTCCCTTGTACTGCAGCATTAGGGGCTGGTGTGACAGCAAGAGATGTAGTTATTGACAGATTCACAAACTTATGGGCACGTATCTATGTCCCGAGCTGCCCTGGGAGGCTGCCTGTGCTTGTTTATTTTCATGGAGGCGGATTTTGTGTTGGTTCTGCAGCTTGGAGTTGTTACCATGATTTTATAGCCAATCTTGCTGTTAAAGCAGGCTGTGTGATCTTGTCCATTAATTACCGTCTGGCACCTGAAAACCAGCTTCCCACTGCTTATGAGGATGGCACCAATGCTGTTGTTTGGCTGAAACAGCAAGCTCTAAATGGTTCAAGTGAGAACAAATGGTGGTTAAGTAAGTGCAGTTTCTCTAGCTTGTTTTTGGGTGGTGATAGTGCAGGTGCAAATATAGCTTATCATGTGACCACAAGGCTAGGATCCAATGGCACATTTGAACCAACCATTACAAATCCATTGTGTCTTAAGGGAACCATTTTGATCCAACCCTTCTTCGGAGGAGAAGCGCGAACAGGATCCGAAAAAAACTCAAGACAACCACCCAATTCAGCGCTAACTCTATCAGCTTCTGATACATATTGGCGCTTGTCACTGCCCGCTGGGGATAACCGGGACCATCCATGGTGCAACCCTTTAGCTAATGGTGCGTCCAAATTGCGCGATTTGGCTCTTCCATCTGCAATGCTAGTGTGTATATCAGAGATGGATATACTCAAGGATAGGAACTCGGAGTTTTGCAATGCTTTGGCTAGTGCTGGTAAGAGGGTTGAAGCAGTGATGCACAAAGGAGTTGGTCATGCATTTCAAATTCTGCATAACTCTCCGAACGCGCAAACTCGAATCCAAGAGATGGTGTCTCATCTGAAATCCTTCATCAACGAGAACCAATAA
- the LOC119995474 gene encoding NADPH-dependent diflavin oxidoreductase 1 isoform X1, which translates to MGADKRAKLLILYATQTGNALDAAERIGREAERRGCPITLRSMDEYDANFLPCEDTVAFVVSSTGQGDTPDSMKVFWMFLLQRNLNNHWLEGVHYAVFGLGDSGYQKYNFVAKKLDRRLSDLGASALLERGLGDDQHPSGYEGALDPWMSLLWSMLYQINPKFFPKGPDFMVPDMKLIDQPKVKITYHDAANVFTLPSIASDIECMEKQIETARSMHPGKLSHAGKRPDCFLKMIKNQFLTRAGCGKDVRHFEFEQVSSLVEYEVGDVVEVLPSQNSEAIDCFMQRCGLNPDAMITVQPREVENDLDTQIISLKVPVKLKTFVELTMDVASASPRRYFFEVMSFFAGAQHEKERLQYFASPEGRDDLYQYNQKERRTVLEVLEDFPSVQMPFEWLVQLVPPLKQRAFSISSSQLVHPNQVHLTVNVVSWTTPFKRKRAGLCSMWLAGLDPKQTVYIPAWFHKGSLPSPPPSLPLILVGPGTGCAPFRGFLEQRAIQDASESAAPVIFFFGCRNEENDFLYCDFWLSHSENGGLLSEGRGGGFYVAFSRDQPQKMYVQHKMQENSQRIWDLLLKGAAIYVAGSSTKMPADVLSTLEDIVSKEAGVPKDSAVRWLRALEKAGKYHVEAWS; encoded by the exons ATGGGAGCCGATAAGCGAGCAAAGCTACTCATACTGTATGCAACTCAAACTGGAAACGCCCTGGACGCAGCAGAGCGTATTGGCCGCGAAGCTGAGAGGAGGGGCTGCCCAATCACCCTCCGCTCCATGGACGAGTATGATGCT AATTTCTTACCTTGTGAAGACACTGTAGCTTTTGTTGTTTCTTCCACTGGCCAGGGAGATACACCAGACTCAATGAAG gtCTTTTGGATGTTTCTGCTGCAGCGAAATTTAAATAACCATTGGCTGGAAGGAGTGCATTATGCTGTGTTCGGATTAGGTGATTCTGGTTACCAGAAATATAAT TTTGTTGCTAAAAAGCTCGACAGAAGACTTTCAGATCTTGGGGCTTCAGCTCTACTTGAAAGAGGTTTGGGAGATGATCAGCACCCTTCCGG GTATGAAGGTGCTCTAGATCCTTGGATGTCGTTGTTGTGGAGTATGCTGTACCAGATCAATCCCAAGTTCTTCCCAAAAGGTCCAGATTTTATGGTTCCAGATATGAAATTGATTGATCAACCAAAAGTTAAAATCACTTATCATGACGCTGCCAATGTGTTTACATTGCCATCTATCGCATCAG ATATTGAATGtatggagaagcaaattgagaCAGCCCGTTCAATGCATCCTGGAAAATTATCACATGCGGGGAAGCGACCTGACTGCTTTCTTAAAATG ATCAAGAACCAATTTCTAACAAGAGCAGGTTGTGGAAAAGATGTGCGCCACTTTGAATTTGAGCAAGTTTCATCC TTGGTTGAATATGAAGTTGGCGATGTCGTTGAGGTTCTCCCCAGTCAAAATTCTGAAGCAATAGATTGTTTCATGCAACGTTGCGGTTTGAATCCTGATGCTATGATCACT GTTCAACCTAGAGAAGTAGAGAATGACCTCGATACTCAGATTATTTCCTTGAAGGTGCCTGTCAAGTTGAAAACTTTCGTGGAATTGACGATGGATGTTGCATCAGCTTCCCCTCGACGCTATTTCTTTGAG GTCATGAGCTTTTTTGCTGGTGCTCAACATGAGAAGGAGAGACTTCAATATTTTGCCTCGCCTGAGGGAAGGGATGACCTATATCAGTACAACCAGAAGGAAAGAAGAACTGTTCTGGAG GTATTAGAGGATTTTCCTTCTGTGCAAATGCCGTTTGAATGGCTAGTGCAGCTTGTTCCTCCACTAAAACAAAGAGCTttctccatttcttcttctCAATTGGTTCACCCAAATCAAGTGCATTTGACTGTTAATGTTGTGTCATGGACTACACCTTTCAAGCGGAAGAGAGCGGGTCTCTGCTCAATGTGGCTTGCTGGACTTGATCCCAAACAAA CTGTTTATATTCCAGCATGGTTTCACAAAGGATCCCTTCCGTCTCCCCCACCATCTCTGCCTCTCATTCTTGTTGGACCTGGAACTGGCTGTGCACCTTTTCGTGGGTTCTTGGAGCAAAGAGCCATACAGGATGCTTCTGAATCTGCTGCTCCAGTTATATTCTTCTTTGGTTGCCGAAATGAAGAGAATGACTTTTTGTACTGCGATTTTTGGTTGTCTCATTCGGAAAATGGTGGCTTACTTTCAGAGGGAAGGGGTGGAGGTTTTTACGTTGCGTTCTCAAGAGATCAGCCACAGAAGATGTATGTGCAGCACAAGATGCAGGAAAACAGCCAGAGAATTTGGGATTTGCTGTTAAAGGGCGCCGCCATCTACGTTGCTGGTTCTTCAACCAAAATGCCTGCCGATGTATTGTCAACTCTCGAGGATATTGTATCCAAAGAGGCTGGGGTGCCGAAAGATTCTGCTGTCAGGTGGCTTAGGGCATTGGAAAAGGCTGGTAAATACCATGTTGAAGCATGGTCTTGA
- the LOC119995474 gene encoding NADPH-dependent diflavin oxidoreductase 1 isoform X2 codes for MSLLWSMLYQINPKFFPKGPDFMVPDMKLIDQPKVKITYHDAANVFTLPSIASDIECMEKQIETARSMHPGKLSHAGKRPDCFLKMIKNQFLTRAGCGKDVRHFEFEQVSSLVEYEVGDVVEVLPSQNSEAIDCFMQRCGLNPDAMITVQPREVENDLDTQIISLKVPVKLKTFVELTMDVASASPRRYFFEVMSFFAGAQHEKERLQYFASPEGRDDLYQYNQKERRTVLEVLEDFPSVQMPFEWLVQLVPPLKQRAFSISSSQLVHPNQVHLTVNVVSWTTPFKRKRAGLCSMWLAGLDPKQTVYIPAWFHKGSLPSPPPSLPLILVGPGTGCAPFRGFLEQRAIQDASESAAPVIFFFGCRNEENDFLYCDFWLSHSENGGLLSEGRGGGFYVAFSRDQPQKMYVQHKMQENSQRIWDLLLKGAAIYVAGSSTKMPADVLSTLEDIVSKEAGVPKDSAVRWLRALEKAGKYHVEAWS; via the exons ATGTCGTTGTTGTGGAGTATGCTGTACCAGATCAATCCCAAGTTCTTCCCAAAAGGTCCAGATTTTATGGTTCCAGATATGAAATTGATTGATCAACCAAAAGTTAAAATCACTTATCATGACGCTGCCAATGTGTTTACATTGCCATCTATCGCATCAG ATATTGAATGtatggagaagcaaattgagaCAGCCCGTTCAATGCATCCTGGAAAATTATCACATGCGGGGAAGCGACCTGACTGCTTTCTTAAAATG ATCAAGAACCAATTTCTAACAAGAGCAGGTTGTGGAAAAGATGTGCGCCACTTTGAATTTGAGCAAGTTTCATCC TTGGTTGAATATGAAGTTGGCGATGTCGTTGAGGTTCTCCCCAGTCAAAATTCTGAAGCAATAGATTGTTTCATGCAACGTTGCGGTTTGAATCCTGATGCTATGATCACT GTTCAACCTAGAGAAGTAGAGAATGACCTCGATACTCAGATTATTTCCTTGAAGGTGCCTGTCAAGTTGAAAACTTTCGTGGAATTGACGATGGATGTTGCATCAGCTTCCCCTCGACGCTATTTCTTTGAG GTCATGAGCTTTTTTGCTGGTGCTCAACATGAGAAGGAGAGACTTCAATATTTTGCCTCGCCTGAGGGAAGGGATGACCTATATCAGTACAACCAGAAGGAAAGAAGAACTGTTCTGGAG GTATTAGAGGATTTTCCTTCTGTGCAAATGCCGTTTGAATGGCTAGTGCAGCTTGTTCCTCCACTAAAACAAAGAGCTttctccatttcttcttctCAATTGGTTCACCCAAATCAAGTGCATTTGACTGTTAATGTTGTGTCATGGACTACACCTTTCAAGCGGAAGAGAGCGGGTCTCTGCTCAATGTGGCTTGCTGGACTTGATCCCAAACAAA CTGTTTATATTCCAGCATGGTTTCACAAAGGATCCCTTCCGTCTCCCCCACCATCTCTGCCTCTCATTCTTGTTGGACCTGGAACTGGCTGTGCACCTTTTCGTGGGTTCTTGGAGCAAAGAGCCATACAGGATGCTTCTGAATCTGCTGCTCCAGTTATATTCTTCTTTGGTTGCCGAAATGAAGAGAATGACTTTTTGTACTGCGATTTTTGGTTGTCTCATTCGGAAAATGGTGGCTTACTTTCAGAGGGAAGGGGTGGAGGTTTTTACGTTGCGTTCTCAAGAGATCAGCCACAGAAGATGTATGTGCAGCACAAGATGCAGGAAAACAGCCAGAGAATTTGGGATTTGCTGTTAAAGGGCGCCGCCATCTACGTTGCTGGTTCTTCAACCAAAATGCCTGCCGATGTATTGTCAACTCTCGAGGATATTGTATCCAAAGAGGCTGGGGTGCCGAAAGATTCTGCTGTCAGGTGGCTTAGGGCATTGGAAAAGGCTGGTAAATACCATGTTGAAGCATGGTCTTGA
- the LOC119995474 gene encoding NADPH-dependent diflavin oxidoreductase 1 isoform X3, with protein MSFFAGAQHEKERLQYFASPEGRDDLYQYNQKERRTVLEVLEDFPSVQMPFEWLVQLVPPLKQRAFSISSSQLVHPNQVHLTVNVVSWTTPFKRKRAGLCSMWLAGLDPKQTVYIPAWFHKGSLPSPPPSLPLILVGPGTGCAPFRGFLEQRAIQDASESAAPVIFFFGCRNEENDFLYCDFWLSHSENGGLLSEGRGGGFYVAFSRDQPQKMYVQHKMQENSQRIWDLLLKGAAIYVAGSSTKMPADVLSTLEDIVSKEAGVPKDSAVRWLRALEKAGKYHVEAWS; from the exons ATGAGCTTTTTTGCTGGTGCTCAACATGAGAAGGAGAGACTTCAATATTTTGCCTCGCCTGAGGGAAGGGATGACCTATATCAGTACAACCAGAAGGAAAGAAGAACTGTTCTGGAG GTATTAGAGGATTTTCCTTCTGTGCAAATGCCGTTTGAATGGCTAGTGCAGCTTGTTCCTCCACTAAAACAAAGAGCTttctccatttcttcttctCAATTGGTTCACCCAAATCAAGTGCATTTGACTGTTAATGTTGTGTCATGGACTACACCTTTCAAGCGGAAGAGAGCGGGTCTCTGCTCAATGTGGCTTGCTGGACTTGATCCCAAACAAA CTGTTTATATTCCAGCATGGTTTCACAAAGGATCCCTTCCGTCTCCCCCACCATCTCTGCCTCTCATTCTTGTTGGACCTGGAACTGGCTGTGCACCTTTTCGTGGGTTCTTGGAGCAAAGAGCCATACAGGATGCTTCTGAATCTGCTGCTCCAGTTATATTCTTCTTTGGTTGCCGAAATGAAGAGAATGACTTTTTGTACTGCGATTTTTGGTTGTCTCATTCGGAAAATGGTGGCTTACTTTCAGAGGGAAGGGGTGGAGGTTTTTACGTTGCGTTCTCAAGAGATCAGCCACAGAAGATGTATGTGCAGCACAAGATGCAGGAAAACAGCCAGAGAATTTGGGATTTGCTGTTAAAGGGCGCCGCCATCTACGTTGCTGGTTCTTCAACCAAAATGCCTGCCGATGTATTGTCAACTCTCGAGGATATTGTATCCAAAGAGGCTGGGGTGCCGAAAGATTCTGCTGTCAGGTGGCTTAGGGCATTGGAAAAGGCTGGTAAATACCATGTTGAAGCATGGTCTTGA
- the LOC119995354 gene encoding 30S ribosomal protein 3, chloroplastic-like, with protein MLPMSIQAGMSATINPLTVPTRNVLGYTAVKTPICLASKPSCLHSYSLALRELRPNRKGTNNSRVSASAVAIDEEEGKQPADDSTIPTAPLKEKLGVVVKPMEKPRLVLKFIWMEKNIGISLDQSIPGHGTIPLSPYYFWPRKDAWEELKVLLESKPWISQKQMILLLNQATDIINLWQASGGNLS; from the exons ATGCTTCCAATGTCAATTCAAGCAGGCATGAGCGCCACAATTAATCCCTTAACGGTACCTACTCGAAATGTCCTTGGCTACACAGCCGTGAAGACTCCAATCTGTCTTGCATCAAAACCATCTTGTTTACATTCGTATTCCCTCGCTCTGCGTGAGCTGAGACCAAATCGAAAAGGAACAAACAATTCGAGGGTGTCAGCTTCGGCAGTCGCAATTGACGAAGAAGAAGGAAAGCAGCCAGCTGATGATTCCACCATCCCTACCGCACCACTCAAAGAG AAGCTTGGAGTGGTTGTAAAGCCAATGGAGAAACCACGGCttgtattgaaatttatttggaTGGAAAAGAACATTGGCATTTCCCTTGATCAGAGTATACCTGGGCATGGAACAATCCCACTCAGCCCTTACTACTTTTGGCCGAGGAAAGATGCTTGGGAAGAGCTCAAGGTGTTGCTTGAAAGTAAGCCCTGGATATCCCAGAAGCAGATGATTCTCCTTCTGAATCAGGCTACAGATATTATTAATTTGTGGCAGGCAAGTGGTGGCAATTTGTCATAA
- the LOC119995353 gene encoding uncharacterized protein LOC119995353 isoform X1 — MDALLGRDSRASKFKSLAKLTISRIAVLRNQHRARFSYARSDVVELLRLGRQQSALLRVEHVIKEQNTLDVFVLIEKYCQLLLETVDLLHKNKEFPVELKETMSNLIFASSRCGEFPELQEIRSIFSAKISKGFAARAIELRNPCGVNPKMIQKLSSRQPSLETRWKVLMKIASENGLTLHLEDDSPLAPKQEKLHINQNMKQLDPSKLPNLKDPDPRDDTQDIPEELKFSRQDSHENDSDSHGGPNHCQGNKNVSGDRLQRPKHQVDDYTILEEIKNLRKKLGIENIRPPESFSSESESEETAECFSQTHLEDGNNRASKTRTISDSSSDSEGEIISKIRQSLEPQGKNEPEVYSLVSERTDDSARMGHGIIPWTKHHTLDSDAKPASNTNNYKNFHEHNASVDDGNKLGYLPQKWIPLNTRAGAMAKSIETSRSDFVEQLKSQHTDTAKNHLSVRTRRQRWD, encoded by the exons ATGGATGCTCTTCTTGGGAGGGATTCCAGGGCTTCCAAGTTCAAGAGTCTTGCAAAGCTCACCATCTCTAGGATTGCAGTTCTCAGGAACCAGCACCGAGCTCGATTTTCCTATGCGAGATCAGATGTTGTTGAGCTCCTACGCCTCGGTCGCCAACAGAGTGCACTCCTTCGG GTTGAGCATGTGATCAAGGAGCAGAATACCTTGGATGTGTTTGTCCTGATAGAGAAGTACTGCCAGCTTCTGTTAGAGACCGTTGACCTTCTGCACAAGAACAA AGAGTTTCCAGTCGAGCTGAAGGAGACGATGTCAAACTTAATCTTTGCATCTTCAAGATGCGGGGAGTTCCCAGAGCTGCAAGAAATTCGTAGTATTTTCTCAGCAAAGATCAGTAAAGGATTTGCAGCCCGTGCTATTGAATTACGCAACCCCTGTGGCGTAAATCCCAAG ATGATACAAAAGCTATCATCAAGACAACCAAGCTTGGAAACCAGATGGAAAGTGCTGATGAAAATTGCTTCTGAGAATGGCCTCACACTGCATCTGGAGGATGATTCTCCTTTGGCTCCTAAG CAGGAGAAATTGCATATCAACCAGAATATGAAGCAACTGGATCCCAGCAAACTGCCTAACTTGAAAGATCCTGATCCTAGAGACGACACCCAAGATATCCCGGAGGAGTTGAAGTTCTCAAGACAAGATTCCCATGAGAATGATTCAGATAGTCATGGTGGTCCAAATCATTGCCAAGGAAACAAGAATGTTTCTGGTGATAGGCTGCAGAGACCTAAACACCAAGTCGACGATTATACAATTTTAGAAGAAATCAAGAACTTACGAAAAAAGTTAGGAATTGAAAATATCCGTCCTCCTGAGAGTTTCAGCTCAGAATCAGAAAGTGAAGAAACAGCAGAATGCTTCAGCCAAACTCACCTGGAAGATGGCAACAACAGAGCAAGCAAAACAAGGACAATATCCGATTCAAGTTCAGATTCAGAAGGGGAAATCATCTCCAAGATAAGACAGTCTCTAGAGCCACAGGGCAAGAATGAGCCAGAGGTTTACTCATTAGTTTCTGAAAGAACTGATGACAGTGCTCGTATGGGACATGGAATCATTCCATGGACAAAACACCATACATTGGATTCCGATGCTAAGCCAGCCTCAAATacaaataattacaaaaatTTTCACGAACACAATGCATCTGTAGATGATGGAAATAAACTCGGCTACTTACCTCAAAAGTGGATTCCACTAAACACTCGTGCTGGTGCCATGGCAAAGAGTATAGAAACAAGCCGTTCAGATTTTGTGGAGCAGTTAAAATCACAGCATACAGACACAGCCAAAAACCACTTGTCGGTGAGGACAAGGCGACAACGTTGGGACTAA
- the LOC119995353 gene encoding uncharacterized protein LOC119995353 isoform X2 translates to MDALLGRDSRASKFKSLAKLTISRIAVLRNQHRARFSYARSDVVELLRLGRQQSALLRVEHVIKEQNTLDVFVLIEKYCQLLLETVDLLHKNKEFPVELKETMSNLIFASSRCGEFPELQEIRSIFSAKISKGFAARAIELRNPCGVNPKMIQKLSSRQPSLETRWKVLMKIASENGLTLHLEDDSPLAPKEKLHINQNMKQLDPSKLPNLKDPDPRDDTQDIPEELKFSRQDSHENDSDSHGGPNHCQGNKNVSGDRLQRPKHQVDDYTILEEIKNLRKKLGIENIRPPESFSSESESEETAECFSQTHLEDGNNRASKTRTISDSSSDSEGEIISKIRQSLEPQGKNEPEVYSLVSERTDDSARMGHGIIPWTKHHTLDSDAKPASNTNNYKNFHEHNASVDDGNKLGYLPQKWIPLNTRAGAMAKSIETSRSDFVEQLKSQHTDTAKNHLSVRTRRQRWD, encoded by the exons ATGGATGCTCTTCTTGGGAGGGATTCCAGGGCTTCCAAGTTCAAGAGTCTTGCAAAGCTCACCATCTCTAGGATTGCAGTTCTCAGGAACCAGCACCGAGCTCGATTTTCCTATGCGAGATCAGATGTTGTTGAGCTCCTACGCCTCGGTCGCCAACAGAGTGCACTCCTTCGG GTTGAGCATGTGATCAAGGAGCAGAATACCTTGGATGTGTTTGTCCTGATAGAGAAGTACTGCCAGCTTCTGTTAGAGACCGTTGACCTTCTGCACAAGAACAA AGAGTTTCCAGTCGAGCTGAAGGAGACGATGTCAAACTTAATCTTTGCATCTTCAAGATGCGGGGAGTTCCCAGAGCTGCAAGAAATTCGTAGTATTTTCTCAGCAAAGATCAGTAAAGGATTTGCAGCCCGTGCTATTGAATTACGCAACCCCTGTGGCGTAAATCCCAAG ATGATACAAAAGCTATCATCAAGACAACCAAGCTTGGAAACCAGATGGAAAGTGCTGATGAAAATTGCTTCTGAGAATGGCCTCACACTGCATCTGGAGGATGATTCTCCTTTGGCTCCTAAG GAGAAATTGCATATCAACCAGAATATGAAGCAACTGGATCCCAGCAAACTGCCTAACTTGAAAGATCCTGATCCTAGAGACGACACCCAAGATATCCCGGAGGAGTTGAAGTTCTCAAGACAAGATTCCCATGAGAATGATTCAGATAGTCATGGTGGTCCAAATCATTGCCAAGGAAACAAGAATGTTTCTGGTGATAGGCTGCAGAGACCTAAACACCAAGTCGACGATTATACAATTTTAGAAGAAATCAAGAACTTACGAAAAAAGTTAGGAATTGAAAATATCCGTCCTCCTGAGAGTTTCAGCTCAGAATCAGAAAGTGAAGAAACAGCAGAATGCTTCAGCCAAACTCACCTGGAAGATGGCAACAACAGAGCAAGCAAAACAAGGACAATATCCGATTCAAGTTCAGATTCAGAAGGGGAAATCATCTCCAAGATAAGACAGTCTCTAGAGCCACAGGGCAAGAATGAGCCAGAGGTTTACTCATTAGTTTCTGAAAGAACTGATGACAGTGCTCGTATGGGACATGGAATCATTCCATGGACAAAACACCATACATTGGATTCCGATGCTAAGCCAGCCTCAAATacaaataattacaaaaatTTTCACGAACACAATGCATCTGTAGATGATGGAAATAAACTCGGCTACTTACCTCAAAAGTGGATTCCACTAAACACTCGTGCTGGTGCCATGGCAAAGAGTATAGAAACAAGCCGTTCAGATTTTGTGGAGCAGTTAAAATCACAGCATACAGACACAGCCAAAAACCACTTGTCGGTGAGGACAAGGCGACAACGTTGGGACTAA
- the LOC119987087 gene encoding programmed cell death protein 2-like yields the protein MTVILGMPGQWAGDNLEPSDHYTTKIGGLPDWPLPKEDIRPSLLDCSVCGGRLSLIAQVYAPISTEILTIEERVLFIFGCLKPNCGSSPFSWRAIRVQKLHTENESHVNPQEKVVPKTTSSVAVSMNDWWGDSDNSDEDIDLEALGKALSEAGSLASQSKKPHGNVKSPLLRAKTTVVDTSVLPCFYIYTEEEPSSSHVTSICSSYSSLSIKGKSDIENESDLALEEIWEQEHYEYDKALTADRTYLKFKKQLDSKPEQCFRYLFGGNPLLAAVEIGDPGRCRLCGGVRHFEMQLMPPLIYFLQEATHAPQIHSMENWNWMTLIVYTCSESCSVLRDGDKSNNGDWVVAEEAIVVQTEEPLSNSDQCGYFK from the exons ATGACTGTTATCCTGGGCATGCCAGGGCAATGGGCTGGTGATAATCTTGAACCATCTGATCATTATACAACGAAAATTGGTGGATTGCCT GACTGGCCTCTTCCAAAGGAGGACATAAGGCCCAGTTTGCTTGATTGTAGTGTGTGTGGCGGTAGACTCAGTCTTATTGCACAG GTTTATGCTCCAATTTCAACTGAAATTTTGACTATTGAAGAGCgcgttcttttcatttttggttGTCTAAAGCCAAACTGTGGAAGCTCTCCCTTTAG CTGGCGAGCTATTCGTGTTCAGAAATTGCATACTGAGAATGAGTCGCATGTTAATCCTCAAGAAAAAGTGGTCCCTAAAACCACATCTTCTGTAGCAGTTTCGATGAATGACTGGTGGGGTGATTCGGACAACAGCGATGAGGACATTGATTTGGAGGCTTTGGGTAAAGCACTTTCAGAAGCTGGAAGCTTGGCTTCACAGTCAAAGAAACCACATGGCAATGTGAAATCTCCACTTTTAAGGGCAAAAACAACAGTGGTTGACACCTCag tgTTGCCATGCTTTTACATTTACACTGAGGAAGAACCATCATCGAGTCATGTAACTTCTATATGCTCAAGTTACTCCTCACTTTCCATTAAGGGAAAAAGTGACATTGAGAATGAAAGTGATCTTGCACTAGAAGAAATCTGGGAACAGGAGCATTACGAATATGATAAAGCATTGACGGCTGACAGGACTTACCTCAAGTTCAAGAAGCAGTTGGATTCAAAACCAGAGCAATGTTTCAG ATACTTGTTTGGTGGGAACCCACTTCTTGCTGCAGTGGAGATAGGAGACCCTGGGAGGTGTAGGCTTTGTGGCGGTGTAAGACATTTTGAGATGCAGCTGATGCCcccattaatttattttctacaagaAGCAACTCATGCTCCCCAAATACATTCAATGGAGAACTGGAACTGGATGACACTCATTGTGTATACTTGTTCTGAG AGTTGTTCCGTTCTGCGTGATGGAGATAAGTCCAACAATGGGGACTGGGTAGTGGCTGAGGAGGCTATTGTTGTTCAAACTGAGGAACCCTTGTCTAACTCAGATCAGTGCGGCTATTTCAAATGA